TATTtcatttcttattaaaaaatatatacactttaaagaatattttacaaaaaggtTGCATCGAATCTTTATATCTGCATCAGGTATCTGTTCTTAGAATTTCTTGTACCAGCAAACGTAACAAAAGAGACACATTGAGGCGACAACGCAAAAACTTTCGAGTAAATCCAGAGTTTTCTTCATTTCTTTTTCTCTCTCGTATTTTTGTGAAACTTCATCAGCAATTTTTCTTAGTTTCAAAGCGACTTCTTTTTCAACGTTATCCATCTCAATTGTTTAACTGATCTGAAGTGGTTTGGTACAGGTTATGCTTTTCCAAATTTTATACTTTGTACTTAGATAATTCGCTTGGGAATTCTTGGTGCACGATTTATTCTAACTTCTGCTATCTGAGGCATACTTGGGCCTGCCTACTACCGCTATTTCATCATATAGTACCTTAATTCATGGAATTTGCGCAGAGCCAACCTATTTTGGGGAATACCTTATCAGAAAACGAATTTGCAAAACACATTAAGTAATTAATTAACGGTAAGTTTCAACGTCCCTGGAGATTTCATCCTAATGGCTGGCTCTTTCTCCCCTTTGGCTACAACTAAGTTACATCACCCGatagagatacgtatagcattgctctaacttgcttacCTGCAACACAAGCTGGTTTACAGTCAGTAGAAGGTTTCAAATTGGATTGCAGCACTACATAAAAAGCGCCGGAGTGGAGACTCGTATCTacaaccttatgattacaagttgaCATCGCGGAATATTTCTTTACAGAAGGTGCGAGAGTTAGATTTATAATTCCAACGACTAAAATCCTAGGTAACTCGGCTGCTTTGGAATTTTTcttaaacatttaatttttcCTGACCCCAAACACGTAACATTTTCTCATAAAATTGACTTGATAAGTCCCCACACGGTAAGTGAAAACAGGATTACGTCATTATGTCTAATAAGAAATTTTATCAGGCCGCCATGACAGACCTTAACTTTTAGGAAATTTTAGCTAATTCAAAGCAACTTCGTCCGCATGGTCTCgtagcccctgagccgttaatACAGAGcggaattaacaaaaaaaagcaaaataccCGGGTAACCGAATTATAATCGTGGTTGAAAACAAGGAAAACACACAAAGAAGGGAATTTAATACTTTAAAATTATATAGCTATTCTACTTGAttcatgtcaaaaaaaattcaaaaaaagtattacatatttGGTATTTTTCGTCTTCACTACTTTAATGGCAGAAATTTTTTGcgggcagaaattttcgcgaaaaactttcgcaaattttccaaaatctttatttttaggATCAAAAACTTTTACGATAGACAAATTAGTAATTCTTGATGTaagaaaacaatcaaatattatatagaaaaaattcaccaaattattgtttcactcTTCTcttcgttttttgttttaaaatttgaactttCTGATACAAAGATACTCAAACCTTTCGTCTTTCGATTTTTCGCTGATTTTCCCACATTTAGACGGGCTTTGGAGCCATTTTTCGGGCTGgttatttttttcgttgtgaTTCTATTATTTCTACCCTTGTCCTCGGAGCCCTCGTTATTTAAGAGTTTCTGGCTTTTAAAACTTGGAAAAAACTTTCacgatttttagaaaaagttgatttttcgcgaaaataactttcgcgaatttaagGTTAAATTTCTTACCGGGCAGAAATTTTCGCAAAAGGGGCCAAAATCGCCAAAATTTCTGCCCGCAAAaatttctgcccttaaagtatTTAAGATCAACTTCGTCTGGAGATAAACAACGTGGTCTATTCAGTGCAAAAATTGTCGACTTTTACAGTTAGGCTGTCCTTATGACAGACATAGCAACCATGCCCGGACATGGTCAGTGCAGTAAAATTAGGTTTTTTAATCCTTAGGCTTTTAGAACCTTAAACAGGCCCAGGCAATAGAAGTAATCGCCAATATCATATAGCCGAAGTATCTATCTCTGATGATAAAATCTTTTGGTTATgaagaaaaatgattttatgtTATAAGATAAATATCAATGtctttttctgcaaaaaatctTTGGCTCTTACAGAGGAAGTCCCTAATGCTCTAACAAAGAGCTTTGATAACAAATAATTGATTTTCAAGGAAAAGGTTTTGTAGAAAAAAGTCTCAAAACTTCACAATAAACTTTGAAATCTTAATTTGTCAATTTAACTTTTGAAACTTACTTTATATATCAACCTTTGGGCGTGTCCACTATAGAGGGGGGTATCCAAATTATCAGTTCTTAAGGATTTTGTAACTTTGGACCCTGAAATTATAACCGGCTGCTATCATGTATCAACCTTGGCGCGAAATCTAGAAGCTTATGTATAACATCTTGGGCGTGTCCACCAGAGACGGTATTCAGAAGATCAGTCATGAACGATTTTGTAACTTCGGATCTTGAAATTATATGTGCCTATATAATGAATGGTACGTGGAGATTTTGTTTATAAGAGTTTAACCATCAATTAATCCGTTTCCGAAAAAGATGTTCGTTGTAAAGAGATGTCCGCTATGAAAGATGTCTACTATAAGAAGGTTTTACTCCCGCTTATTCACTGCAACTTcactgtttaaaattttagtcaTTTCACCCTATTATTTTGCAGctagttaaaaaaacttttcttagAAATTCCATTGCATGGATAAATGAGGTTAAGTACACTGCTTTTCTGGGCCGGGGTGAATTCCCGGACATAAGTTTGCGGAAATGCTTTGATATATCTGTTGCaaccatcaatttttttttggtaaatattGTTTTCTGATCTCCCTTTGTTGGAGAGACCAGCTACCTAACTAACTTGTATCTCTGACAACAACGCGAAGATTGCGGACTTTAAAAGTGCGTTACCATAGGAACAATGctttgtcacattttttcgaaaaaatcgtttgtttattacttaaaaattcgtGAAAAAAAGTATACGAATAATGATAAATACAATAATACGAATAATGCTAAACTGATTAAAACAGAGGTGAGTTATGGATCTTTTTAGTGAAAAACGGAAATGTAAATTTATggctaatacacctttcccaaatttcataaattataataattattacGTCATCCAAAACTTTATAATGGTTctatgctcttcaaataaggatattaagatagaatattaaattatcatgacaaaactgaagtttttagagcaatataatattctggttggattttatttagatttgaagaaaataattattttgaaaacgaggctattcttggaaagctcggctatatgaaTGGTTTGACCGTACTTTTCGGTTCGCAATTGGGGtacttaacgaacagaaatatttacgaaattaggtattttgttctaccttttgctaaggaacttagggatagaaatcatttttagtatcgacctctttaattgagtttcacataattaggaaattcgggaaaggtctattggaaaaacattaaatttcatATTTATTGATGACGATTCCATTTATatccaataaataaataattctgtaaaaaaattaaatttttgacaaATATTGAAAATACTGAATTTGTGTCTGAACCATTCATTACAGTACTTTTCATAAAAGAGTGTACCACCCCAAATATGTCGGCAATTTTGTGTTGTGCTTATAGTGTGGAAAAATGTTTGCAGATTTCGTTTAGAGCTTGGTAATGGATGAGTGACACTCGAATCGttgtcaaaattttttaacagatTTTCATCAAGTCGTAACAAACAAGGCTTCTGTTAAGAAAAGGATAGAGATAACACCTTGAGACGATgaactttaaaacattttaatgatGATACAAATTAAAGTTATTAGGATGGAAATTCCACAGAACTGCAACCTTCGTTACGCCAGCATgcgtaaatatttttgaaaatttttgtctATACgaacaaccttgttcccagcacATATTTCCAATGACAACTTTGTTGCCTCGTGATAACATTCTCATAAGCTCGTTGCCAGAGTATTTCGCTTTTTTAATGAATTGCTCcttaataacggctcaggggccataagaccctggggacaaggttgacaTTCTAAGCCAAAGCTACTGGGAACGAAGACGATGCACGAGTAAAAATGGGTGACACgccacaaattttttttcagatataatAGAATTCCTAATTTAAACTCAGCCAAATAAAACCTGACTGTGGCAATCGAGACATAAAAGGAATTTGCCCAGAGTCTATTATTCTTATCCAATCAATATTTACCtaataaagaattaaaaaatgaaaactttgtgCTTTTTATGTCCTTTCATCAGTAAACACTTTGAGTGATAAGCCAAAACATCAATCATCTGCGCGTTTTTCTGTTGGTTTTAGTGTTGCTGATGCCTCTCGTGTTGTtataaggtttttaaaaaacagcaatcTTTTAATTATTCTGTTTCTGAGCCTGAAAAACCGTCCCCCTGTATAACAGGCGTTGCCTTTGGTAATATTTGTTTAGCGAATTCCATAGGCTTATTTTTACCTTCGAGTTCATCCAACTTTACAAAACATTCTCCGTGGCACTTTGGTCTTGAAAGTAGTCCCGATTTTCCGTACAGCCTAATATTTAGTTTTTCCTCTTTTAATTCGTGCGTGGAAACCGGAGCCATTGTAAAGGTGAGAGTCAAAGCGTGGCTTGAAGCTAGCGGTTTCCACTTGGTCTTTATACGAAATCTATTACTGGGTTTTAGTTTAATATGAAAGTTAATGGATGGCGGTGTTGTTTTATCCAAAATGTTCAAACCATTCAATGAGCGAATAACTCCCACAATGCAACTGGTGCTTGCTACATATTCCAGAGAAAGTTTTAAGGTGGCATGCTGGGCGAAATCTTCTTGATCTTCCGCCATAATGTCTAATGCTGTTTCTTCTGTGTATTGCTTATAAGCATGAGCTTGCTTTAACAACATTCCAACTTTTCCTTCAGTAGCTACTCTCCTTTCCGTGCCAACTCCAACACCATCCTCGTTTTTTTGGTAGCCATATTTTTTCAATATGGCTTCTCGCGGCGTTTCACTGATCTCCTCCTCATACTCTAGAAATGGTTGATCGATCTCCTCATCGTCCTGCTTTTTGGCTTTTGTGAAATCActatttagatattttttggCAATTAGATTCACAAACACCAATGCAACCAACAGAACACCCAACACGgagaaaaaaatgaacaaaccTAAAAGGAAATTCAACATTAACAACAAATGAGTTTCAATAGAGCAATCAAAGTTTGGAATTTATCCAATTTCGTCTCCTTGTAAAAAAACTGGTAAACGCTTGATACAAAAAATAAGGACTCGCACTCTAAAGCGACCTGGATATCACGACCTTTTCTTACTTTTTCACGCGCTTCAGAtattaaaaagtgaaaaagagcCTGGGAAAGAGGTTGTCTCTGCAGGAGTGTaactaagaaaataaaaataaaagactgATTTAGCAAATTTTTTACTCATCTTAATAAATTCATTGTTGTGAACGCTCTTGTTTAGGTCAAAACTAGCTAATCAGAATATTAATAATAAGAAACCTTTGATATTTTCGTATTAACAAGCGGTGTTAGGAACCTTGTTTTCAGAATTGGCCAGAGATATATTTACTAAAAGCATGATTTGTTTAAAGCGACATATAGTTAAATTAATCAATCTATTAACTAATGAGCCATGAAAAACACTGGATTGTTAAATTATCGGTTTGGTTCCtatcataaactacatttttacctgtaaaatcattttttcggTCGAAATGCGTGTTGTTAAATCTCAGATTCATGTTTAAACCAAACGCTATACCACCCTTCCCTAAACGTGCCGTTTAAAAATTTACGGGCGAggctaatatatataaaaaagacagaTATAAGCGAACGCCCTTCTTCTTACAGCTGATGAGTGACGAACGCCACCGCAGTAGACAGGGATATGAATTATGAACGTTATTACATCCTATACCACGTGGATTTTACCTGGAAACGTTTTTGGAAAACCAAACATATTTCTATTCACTCAAATTTTTTCCCTAAATTCACGTATAGCTGCTACATCAACAAAACACACGATCACTTTGAATTAGTATTATGTATGTCGGAAAAAAGAGATTGTTTTTTTATGACCTCTAAATTGAGATTGGATATTGAGGAGAGGTGAACTGCATcactttttatgaattttttgaagataaaacaaacaaacaaacaacaataaaTAATTAAACATATTCTTACCTATCCCCATTACGGTCGCATTTTGTAGATATTTCTtctgttatattatttttctaaaaaaatttacattcaACTTACGTCTATACGATTCCCTTGTTTTGCTCTCTAAATAGCCTGAATAAGCAGCAATTAAACTCGACCAACTCACAAAACACTGTAAATTTGGAGGACATCATTATTTAATTGGGCCCTCCTTCGCAGAGGATTAATTACCAATGTGTATTGGCACTACATGTTTTTTACCATTCCCGAttgtcaacctcgtcccaaggCCTCTTTTTTATTCGAACGGTGAGAAAAAATACAGGAGAAATGTTTCTTCTTGCTGTTTTAAGATtctcagaaaaagaaaaaaagccctAGGAATGAGGTTGCGTAAATGACGCTATTCTCTTTTATATGAAAAAAGGCATAAATGGGAAACAAAACTATCTAAATTTCAGCGGAGGCCAAATAGACCTTTCCGGAATTTTCTACTTATACCAAACTTTAAACGGTCGATGTTAAAAACGATTCTTATCCCTAGGTttcttagcaaaaggtagaacaaattacctaatttcgtaaatacttccgttcgttaagtgcctcatTTCCGAGCtaaaagttacggtcaaacccttatatagccgagctttccaagaatagcctcgttttcaaaatatttattatccTTAAATCTAAGTATAATCCAACAAGAATATTATTTTGctttaaaaacttcatttttgtcatgataatttaatattagATTAGATTAGAGATTAGATTAGATTAGGTATTTTTTTCGTAAACAAAGAAGGTATATACAGTAGTAAAGTGTTACAGtaataaattcaataaatttaatttttacaagaTTAAAAATATGCAATAATACTATCTAACTAAACACCTTTGTAAACCAGGAAACTCACAGAAGACAAATAACTAGTCTTATCATTGAGAACCTGTTGAAATAACATATGATGCTCTTGCTATGAAGAcgcttatatataaaaatatgcatgaaaaagagaattaaaataACCTacgtaaaaaatgttaaataacaAAT
This is a stretch of genomic DNA from Hydractinia symbiolongicarpus strain clone_291-10 chromosome 9, HSymV2.1, whole genome shotgun sequence. It encodes these proteins:
- the LOC130657226 gene encoding uncharacterized protein LOC130657226, with the translated sequence MGIGLFIFFSVLGVLLVALVFVNLIAKKYLNSDFTKAKKQDDEEIDQPFLEYEEEISETPREAILKKYGYQKNEDGVGVGTERRVATEGKVGMLLKQAHAYKQYTEETALDIMAEDQEDFAQHATLKLSLEYVASTSCIVGVIRSLNGLNILDKTTPPSINFHIKLKPSNRFRIKTKWKPLASSHALTLTFTMAPVSTHELKEEKLNIRLYGKSGLLSRPKCHGECFVKLDELEGKNKPMEFAKQILPKATPVIQGDGFSGSETE